tctttaaataaaaatatatgcttaaaaattaaaaatctcaaatggaaattttttagagtgaaagattttcgaattaagcattctaaactgaatgatatcataactgacaaaataacaatttaacaaattattttaaaaacggttaaaatcaaagtttgacaaaatttttattataaaaatattgtaaaattccaggTCAAACAATAAATTCacggccatttcccggttttccccggtatcgtaaaattcccgatcatttcccggttttctagaaatttctaataatttatacttattttaatgaaatttttacattttcaaaaacattcaatCCCTCGATttactatttacaaaaaattgcaaaaaatattttgctactattgacactattttgtatttattaaaaaaaaagtccgaTGCCTGAAATTACGAAAAATTGCCAAATTCGTTGGCAGGcttcaattttctctaaaaaaaaagcgacaatatttaaaaaattaccttgtaaaaattaaaaactaagtcCAGTTCACAGACGTTGTGGAAATATTCGTTTAAGACTTCAACGAAATTGTGTATCGCTTCCAAGTAACATAAATTGTTGTCGTTAACATCGACACATATGCAAAAGTATAGGCCGGCGTACCGCCTGTACACTATTTTAAAATTGCGAAACTGCAAATGAAAAACAAAGATTGTGGTCAAACAAAGTGCAATGAACCAATCAATCTAGTCATGTcactgtaaaaaattcaatttgatatcaaacttgaaaaaaattgaattttcaataaaaaagatgaatttttaaacaataagattaattttcaaacaaaagattaattttctaccgaaaaaacgaaaagaaaaacatgaattttaactaaatagtagaatttttaatcgaaggagacaaatttacaatcaaatagttgaatttacaactacaaaaaaatctactttcaacagaaaatgtaatagttatctTTTCactcaaacaaattaattttcatcttaactaatgaatttttaactaaaatataaataacaataatgtaGATATCATactcctaagatttcaagtcgaaatatattatatttttaataaaatagtggaattcttactaaaaaacgatgaatattgaacaaaatagttgagttttctagatagaaagttgattttttaccaaataattcaattttcaaacatcaaaaattgaactttaaccaaaaacaattgcatttttaacaaaacagttgaattgtcaagacaaaaatacaaatcttttagagtacagttgaattttcaactaaaaaagattatgtttctaccaaaatatgaattttcaatccaaaaatacggcttttttataaaaaaaatatggattttcatcaaaaaagttgaattttcaacaaaataattaaattttctactaacaagtagaatttttaaacaaaaaagatgaattctggaccaaaaatatgatagtagattttaaatttaaaaaaataaactttcaaccataacaattaaatttgcaaccaaaaaatgtgacttttctaacaaaatataaattttcagtccaaaaggatgaattttctcttcaaacaaaatttcaaataactctTAATTTTAagctacagaaattaattttcaactaaaaaaaaaattcacccaaaaattgagtagttaaatttttgtttataaaaataaaattttaaccaaaaacatatcgaattttcaaacaataagaataattttctactgaaaaaaattaaatcaattaaaattttttaaataaaaatgcattacttacatttttcacacagctgaattttaatctaaaaaaggtcaacttttaagcaagtgaaaaatgaatttcaacataaaagttctttcttaatcaagaaaaatgaattttcaaataaattttgagaaaagaagataaattttctattagaaaggcgatttttcaagaaaatacattaattttcaaccaaaaaaacaataaatttaaaaacaaagaataattttctaccaaaaacacgagtgttaaacaaaataggttaatgttaagtcacagaaattaattttcaaaaataaaatttcgtcgaaaaatagaagttaaattcaaatttatataaattactttttaaccaaaaaaaatatcgatttttcagaaaaaaatttcaattttcaacttaggaaatagatttttaaataaaaaagataaattttcaaccaaaatcaattaaagaaattaatgttctaacaaaaagattaattttcaaacaagaaaagtcattttctactaaaaaggagaatttttattcaaactgtagaattttcaactaaaaaaaatcatgcaaatgaaagacgaataaaaaaaaacacatttttagcaaaaaaaaaaaactaaatatttgaatcatcataagaagaacatgaattttaaagaaagaagattaattttctactggaaaagcgtttcttttaaggaaaatgtattcattttcaaccaagaagatgaatttaaaaacagaaagaataattttctaccaaaagttctTACACCAAAATTGTTAGTTAAATttccacttgaaaaaaaattcatatttatccaaaataaacgaattttctaacaaaatagtttaattttcaaccaaagaaataaatttttaacgaaaaaataataattttcagacaagaagaaaaattttttacctaaaagaattttcaccttaaaaaaattatttcaaccaaaaagattaatttttaagaaagttattcaatttccaaccaagaggttttaatttcaacgaaaaaatattcaaaaaattaacccaaaaattgaatagttaaatttttgctaatatatatataattttcaaccaaaaaatatcgaattttatgaaaattgttccattttcatttatgaaaatgcattttcaaataatttcaaaaaaaatagatatatgttcaaccaaacattgtaaagttacattttccgttaaaaaaaataattaaaaaataagaagttttcaaccaaaaagatgaattttcaaacaagaagaataattttctaccgaataatcaaattaaaaaaaaaacatgaattttaactaaataaaactaaatcgaaaatgtaatagttaactttttactaaaacaaattaatttatatatagacgaattctgaaccaaaaaaaagagttttcaaaataattttaaaattgatttcagatttccaatccaaaaataaggatttaaaaaaaaacagttgaatattcaacgaaataatgaaattttctactaaaaagtagaatttttaaccaaaagcgatgaattctggaccaaaaatatgatagtagatttttaaatttaaaaagttaactttcaaccataacaattaaatttgcaaccaaaaaaatgtgacttttctaccaaaagataaatttttaacaagactaataatttcaaataactatttatctTTAGGATtattagtttttcaaattatataaatgtaattttcctgaaattttggaaaaaataaaaaaatatatttttttatttcaggtatcaaatcaaaagttcaactagaaaattattcttcaacaaaaaagttgaatttaaaaaatatatatattagttttcagccaaaaatttaatagttgatatattttaatccaaaaatatttgtatttaaaatttgtaaagacagttcatttcatccaaaaaggccaattttaaaccaaatactggaatttttatacaaataaattaattttctacaaaaaaaggcgaaAAGATGTATTCTCGACAACAAATTTAATagcttatattttaaataaaaaatagttaaattcattaaaaaacgaattttcaaacattttcatattttttagttaaaaataaaactaatttgttaaaaattaatttttttgcttagaaatattttttttttaatttaaaaattcttctattttgtacaaaattattctacttgtttgaaaatacatttttttgctttgaaaactatttttgttgttgaaaatcgaactattttgttaaaacattcatttactttgcatcaaaattcatttttttttaaaactgaaattgtaactatgtcacttttgcttacaattttttttgctgaaaatgtactATATTCCAGAAATAATCATAAATAGtaaaagtgttgaaaaaaaaaaatttatctgaaacggtactatttttagtttaaaatttctcttttttagtggaaatgtATTCCTTTAGTtatacattgaaatatttaaatgaaaattaaatatttttttgcttggaaattaatttttataagtaaaaattctactattccatttttggggacaaaaaattttagttgaaaactgatttctGAAACGTAAAActcttttctgttttttaattcttctttttggttaaaaattaatgtatttttttgaaaaatcaccattttctattgaaaaattaatcatcaatagaaaatggtgatttttcaaaaaaatacattaatttttaaccaaaaagatgaattaaaaaacagaaaagagTTTTACGTTTCagaaatcagttttcaactaaaattttttgtccccaaaaatggaatagtaaaatttttacttataaaaattaatttattttaatttaaattaattaaattctttccttaaagtttatgtttttggttacagtttcaacttttttactgaaaatttaagtcatccatattgatttttaaattaaaaattcttctttttgctagaaaataatttttcttgtttgaacagttatctttttggttaaacattaatatattttattaaaaaaatcccctttctagaagaaaaatacaattttttaactgaaaattcatcttttttgttaagactttaacaatttaattgaaaattaatttcttttttcattaaaaatgaacttttttgttaaaaatgtaaatatatgtaaatatactTTTAATTCGTTTTGCTcttgatagaaaataattgtcttaatttaaaaatttaaatatctggttgaaatttGTGTTATCAAATGAGAAggtaagtatttcatttttttaacattctcaaattaaaaattctgttttttttttgttagaaaattatttttctttttgaaaatttcatctttgtagtttaaaattcaattctctggttgaaattttgaaaaaaataaataagactaatataattatgaattttaatatttaattattaatttttttttaacaatagaattcttaataaaaaacgacgaattttcaacaaattagtagaactttcgaatcaaaaatttgaatcttttataggaaagttgaaatttcgaccaagcaaaataaatttaaaaaaaacctttctaccaaaagatttttaatgccaaacattttgttaaaataactatttattttttaggtttatttttttttgaaattatataaatgttattttcctaaaattcttgagaaaattaaaaaagatattttttaaatttcagatgtgaaattaaaagttcaataaaaatttaatcttcaataaaatagttgaatttttaaacaaaaaatatcaaatctcaactaaaaattagttgatatttcaatgagaaaatatttgcatttaaatttcaaaaaaaaaaaataattttctaccaaaaaaggagatttttcaactaaaattagcaATCCCCCCCAACACGAAATcatactttttcgttgaaattaaaaccacttggttgaaaattgaatttatttcttaaaaattaatgtttttggttagaaataaatttcttaaagctgaaaattgctctttttggtaaaaaatttatcttcttgtttgaaaattcttttttttttcgttgaaaatttatttccttggttgaaaattaaactatttttttagaaaatccgtttattttggataaatatgaatttttttaagtggaaatgtaaataacaattttggtcgaaaataattctttctgtttttaaattaatcttcttggttgaaaataaatatattttcgtgaaaagaaacacctttctagtagaaaattaaacttatttctttaattttcatgtttctttcataaggattaaaatatttagttgaacattaatctttcttgaattaaaatgaacttttttgctaaaaatgtaatttttttaaattcgactttcatttacatgatttttttttttaattaaaaattcaactatttgagtcaaaattctcctttttggtagaaaattatttttcctgtttgaaaatttgggtgaaattttttctttagtacaaaattaatttctgtaacttaaaataacaatattttgtttaaaattctcgtttttggtagaaaattattcgttgtttgtaaattaattttttttgttagttaaaaattaatgtattttcttgaaaaatccctattctaatacaaaaattatcttctcttgttaaaatttagtttaaaattcNNNNNNNNNNNNNNNNNNNNNNNNNNNNNNNNNNNNNNNNNNNNNNNNNNNNNNNNNNNNNNNNNNNNNNNNNNNNNNNNNNNNNNNNNNNNNNNNNNNNattgttttttggtttaaaatttgtttatttagttaaaaattcatatttttgttaaaaattcatttattttcttgaaaatttatctttttggcagaaaattattaccgctgtttgaaaatgcatctttttcgttaaaacttcatgtatttttttttaaatttattttttttttagttgaaaattaaattcttgcagaaaaaatatttttcttttagtcgaaaatgtttttttaaaaattcgtttctatttttcttgaaaattcatcttttttagttgaaaattaaattcttatgagaaaaataattgttttttggttcaaaatttttttatttagttgaaaattaatattttagttaaaaattcatatattttattgaaaattcatctttttcgttaaaaaatcatgtattttcttgaaaattaatttttttttagttgaaatttcaattcttgtaggaaaataattgttttttggtttaaaatttgtttatttagttaaaaattcatatttttgttaaaaattcatttattttcttgaaaatttatctttttggcagaaaattatcactgctgtttgaaaattcatctttttcgttaaaaaatcatatattttcttaaaaatttattttttttttagttgaaaattaaattcttgcagaaaaaaatattttttcttttagtcgaaaatgtttttttaaaaattcgtttctatttttcttgaaaattcattttttttagttgaaaattaaattcttatgagaaaaataattgttttttggttcaaaatttttttatttagttgaaaattaatattttagttaaaaattcatatattttattgaaaattcatctttttcgttaaaaaatcatgtattttcttgaaaattaatttttttttttagttgagaattcaattcttgtaggaaaataattgttttttggtttaaaatttgtttatttagttgaaaattcatatttttgttaaaaattcatctttttcgttaaaaaataatatattttcttgaaaattaattttttttagttgaaaattaaattcttttaggaaaaataattgttttttcgttttgtaaaaaattattatttttataatagtaatttttaaatttaatgtttgttctggacattttttagttgtaaattcatattttggttaaaaactcataaattttaacaaaaattcatctttttggtagaaaattaaattaattaaaagaattttcaacaaaatattttcttaaattagtccttttgtttttagttgaaaattcaaccattctggttgaacatttttttttttctgaagtaaaaattaaatattttatctaaaaatgtaacaataaaatgttagattaataaatattaaatctttcgagattttcgtgacatacctattttttagagaagaataatttagtatttaaaaattcaaatataaaaatttgtaaaccttatttttataaattctacaGAATTTGTCAACTGTCGAATACATTTCTTGCGAATTCTGGAGGTAATGTTGCAATAGTTATGTAACCAGTGTGACCTGGCGTAGTTCGCGGTTCCGAGAcagtcaaaattttgttttcgtcctgtttgattttgaattttccttttttcttgggCGGTTCTGCTCCATTCGTTTCCTCAtcctgaaattaatttcaatttcgaaaaaacccggaaattttgaaaaaacttttatcaaacgaaaatgaactggaaatttaatttacCTTCATCAAGCTTTCCAAATCTAGAATTGGTATACTTTTATAGTGCACTTGGTATTCTGTTTGCAAATTTTCGTAAGTTTTTATTTCAACGAATCCGTGAGAAGTCAATTTTTCACACGTTCTTTGAACTTGCTCGATACAGGGCGAAAATGAACAGAGTTTTccacctgaaaataaaattatttaaaaaaaaatttcaaatcaaggagattaattttctaccggaaaatacgaatttttaacagaaaaaaaaacaaacaaactagattaatttttaacaacgagaattcatttttcaccaaaaaacgaacttaaaaaaatatatatatttaaattttcaaagaataatttttatatttcaacaagaaaatatttttattttaaatccaaatatttca
This DNA window, taken from Belonocnema kinseyi isolate 2016_QV_RU_SX_M_011 chromosome 9, B_treatae_v1, whole genome shotgun sequence, encodes the following:
- the LOC117179619 gene encoding tRNA (adenine(58)-N(1))-methyltransferase catalytic subunit TRMT61A-like yields the protein MRTGSGSLSHSLIRTIRPTGHLHTFDFHENRVNLARDEFKVHGISEFVTVQQRDVCAEGFGDELKHKADAIFLDLPHPWLTIDSAVNTLKESGGKLCSFSPCIEQVQRTCEKLTSHGFVEIKTYENLQTEYQVHYKSIPILDLESLMKDEETNGAEPPKKKGKFKIKQDENKILTVSEPRTTPGHTGYITIATLPPEFARNVFDS